A window of the Streptomyces sp. NBC_00250 genome harbors these coding sequences:
- a CDS encoding HAD family hydrolase — protein MSTTPVSTDSVSATTAQVPVLVASDLDRTLIYSSAALALGMPDAQAPRLLCVEVHESKPLSYMTEDAADLLARLTAETVFVPTTTRTRKQYQRIQLPGTAPKYAICANGGHILVDGVTDADWHASVLRRLAEECAPLSEIRAYLTATTDLSWVRKHRVAEDLFAYLVVERERLPEDWLGRFGDWAGERGWTVSLQGRKVYAVPKPLTKSAAVREVARRIGATLTLAAGDSLLDADLLLAADRAWRPGHGELADSDWTAPHLDVLAERGVAAGEEILRRFRAAAAV, from the coding sequence GTGAGTACGACTCCAGTGAGCACGGACTCGGTGAGTGCGACGACGGCTCAGGTCCCCGTACTGGTCGCGAGCGACCTCGACCGCACCCTCATCTACTCGTCCGCGGCCCTCGCCCTCGGCATGCCCGACGCCCAGGCGCCCCGGCTGCTCTGCGTCGAGGTCCACGAGTCCAAGCCGCTCTCCTACATGACCGAGGACGCGGCCGACCTGCTCGCGCGGCTGACCGCCGAAACCGTCTTCGTCCCCACCACCACCCGGACGCGCAAGCAGTACCAGCGCATCCAACTCCCCGGCACCGCACCGAAGTACGCGATCTGCGCCAACGGCGGCCACATCCTCGTCGACGGCGTCACCGACGCCGACTGGCACGCCTCCGTACTGCGCAGGCTCGCCGAGGAATGCGCGCCGCTCTCCGAGATCCGCGCCTACCTCACCGCCACCACGGACCTGTCCTGGGTACGCAAGCACCGCGTCGCCGAGGACCTGTTCGCCTACCTCGTCGTCGAGCGGGAACGGCTCCCCGAGGACTGGCTGGGACGCTTCGGCGACTGGGCGGGGGAGCGCGGCTGGACGGTCTCGCTCCAGGGCCGCAAGGTGTACGCCGTACCGAAGCCGCTCACCAAGAGCGCGGCCGTCCGCGAGGTCGCCCGCCGCATCGGCGCCACGCTCACCCTGGCCGCGGGCGACTCCCTCCTCGACGCCGACCTGCTGCTCGCCGCGGACCGGGCCTGGCGCCCGGGCCACGGCGAACTGGCCGACAGCGACTGGACCGCCCCCCACCTCGACGTCCTCGCGGAACGCGGGGTCGCGGCGGGGGAGGAGATCCTGCGCCGCTTCAGGGCGGCGGCCGCCGTCTGA
- a CDS encoding FmdB family zinc ribbon protein, which yields MPRYEFRCRTCGDTFELSRPMAESSDPASCPAGHDDTVKLLSAVAVGGSSSAPAPSGGGGGGGGGCCGGGCCG from the coding sequence ATGCCTCGTTACGAATTCCGCTGCCGTACCTGCGGCGACACCTTCGAGCTCAGCCGTCCCATGGCCGAGTCCTCCGATCCGGCCTCCTGCCCCGCCGGGCACGACGACACCGTGAAGCTGCTCTCGGCCGTGGCCGTCGGCGGCTCGTCCTCCGCCCCCGCGCCGAGCGGCGGCGGGGGCGGAGGCGGGGGTGGCTGCTGCGGTGGGGGTTGCTGCGGCTGA
- a CDS encoding DUF4097 family beta strand repeat-containing protein: MERKTFAFGGTALTVDSDDSELVITPADIDDVRVERQVDGWVFMGSGPDPEWKLVDGKLTLRVDCDGVSANCDAVHRIQVPRDVAVTVESDNGRVTAEGFTTPMKVRSDNGDVRVRKAGGALDLGTENGDVAVEPGATAPEVVARSDNGDVRIVLGSVPRRVDVVTDNGDVHVSVPTAEYEVTGASDNGDVRIDVPRRDKSEHSVSVRSDNGDVSVLTAN, translated from the coding sequence GTGGAGCGGAAGACGTTCGCCTTCGGCGGGACCGCGCTCACCGTCGACTCCGACGACTCCGAGCTCGTCATCACTCCCGCCGACATCGACGACGTGCGCGTCGAGCGGCAGGTGGACGGGTGGGTGTTCATGGGGTCGGGGCCCGATCCCGAGTGGAAGCTCGTCGACGGGAAGCTGACCCTGCGGGTCGACTGCGACGGTGTCTCCGCCAACTGCGACGCCGTCCACCGGATCCAGGTCCCCCGCGACGTCGCCGTCACCGTCGAGAGCGACAACGGGCGCGTCACCGCCGAGGGCTTCACCACCCCGATGAAGGTGCGCTCCGACAACGGGGACGTCCGTGTGCGCAAGGCCGGCGGCGCTCTGGACCTCGGCACCGAGAACGGTGACGTCGCCGTCGAGCCCGGGGCCACCGCGCCCGAGGTCGTCGCCCGGTCCGACAACGGCGACGTACGCATCGTCCTCGGCTCCGTCCCCCGCCGCGTCGACGTCGTCACCGACAACGGCGACGTCCACGTCTCCGTCCCCACCGCCGAGTACGAGGTGACCGGCGCCAGCGACAACGGCGACGTCCGGATCGACGTCCCACGCCGTGACAAGAGCGAGCACTCCGTGAGCGTCCGCAGCGACAACGGTGACGTATCCGTCCTCACGGCGAACTGA